Proteins from a single region of Nitrospirota bacterium:
- a CDS encoding outer membrane beta-barrel protein: MYPFTRIKIRAAYLFVAVLFNTCALLSAQPVSAAETVISSAENTVGGQAAQLEMGRFSDIETAKAFLKKLVESGYTGGITEEKNSSGQGEYQVYVLLPVAAVGDAGSESISWSVLGGKGKNVHAALSLTGIFTDNAFNANQDKQSDFSMFLTPELWLNLPHTDKDVSYESVSPRSAGGRLLNTLTGERLYGYQATLYYRTDLPLITAKTSPYGNTASHRFAAGIAFVGSRVSLGISDQFDKSYQEREAGQIISTDARDRYDANRFSAAAAYDTGNRILLSLDYVNFITNYSSDTARALDRRDFGITPALRYRLTPKINLLAEYSFYGISYDSDDTLDSTEHYLMGGLEWKLTEKSFGRIKAGYELKDFKHGDRYGGYSFELQAEHRLTPKTQLSLSAYRKTNEMRVAGTAFVVSTGEHLSLTHMITSKITGALMLSFENDKNKGISPASISQTTVNDRIYQAGIEVQYAFRRWLRARAEYLFTTKNSSNPALEYRSNTLLLGLTGSF; encoded by the coding sequence ATGTATCCATTTACCAGAATAAAAATAAGAGCAGCGTATTTATTCGTTGCAGTTCTCTTCAATACGTGCGCACTCCTGTCAGCCCAGCCTGTCAGCGCAGCTGAGACGGTCATATCGTCAGCGGAAAACACCGTTGGCGGGCAGGCGGCTCAGCTCGAAATGGGCCGATTCAGCGATATTGAGACCGCAAAGGCATTTCTGAAAAAGCTCGTTGAAAGTGGGTACACCGGCGGCATAACGGAAGAAAAAAATAGCAGCGGTCAGGGAGAGTATCAGGTCTATGTATTATTGCCGGTAGCCGCAGTCGGGGACGCCGGCTCAGAGAGTATCTCATGGTCTGTCCTGGGGGGAAAAGGCAAGAACGTACATGCCGCCCTAAGCCTCACCGGCATCTTCACAGACAATGCCTTCAACGCAAACCAGGACAAACAGAGCGATTTTTCTATGTTTCTGACTCCGGAGCTCTGGTTGAATCTGCCGCACACTGACAAGGATGTTTCCTACGAAAGCGTTTCGCCACGTTCTGCAGGAGGACGGCTCCTTAATACGCTGACGGGCGAACGGCTCTACGGGTACCAGGCAACACTCTATTACCGTACCGATCTGCCGCTGATCACGGCGAAGACCTCACCATACGGCAACACCGCTTCACACAGGTTTGCAGCCGGCATTGCCTTTGTAGGCAGCAGGGTGTCGCTCGGCATATCTGACCAGTTCGATAAGTCCTATCAGGAGAGGGAGGCTGGCCAGATCATCTCAACGGATGCCCGCGACCGCTATGATGCAAACCGGTTCAGCGCCGCAGCAGCCTATGATACAGGAAATCGCATTCTGCTCAGCCTCGACTATGTAAATTTTATCACCAATTACAGCAGCGACACGGCACGTGCCCTCGACCGCCGTGACTTTGGCATAACGCCGGCGCTTCGGTACCGGCTCACACCGAAGATCAACCTGTTGGCAGAATATTCATTCTATGGCATTTCCTACGACAGCGATGACACGCTGGATAGCACAGAGCACTATCTCATGGGAGGGCTCGAATGGAAACTTACAGAAAAGTCGTTCGGCAGGATCAAGGCTGGTTACGAACTTAAGGACTTTAAGCACGGCGACCGGTATGGGGGATATAGCTTTGAACTTCAGGCAGAGCACAGACTGACGCCAAAGACACAGCTGTCGCTCTCCGCCTATCGTAAAACCAATGAAATGCGGGTGGCCGGAACTGCCTTTGTCGTCTCAACAGGGGAGCACCTTTCACTGACGCATATGATAACCTCAAAGATAACCGGAGCGCTCATGCTTTCCTTCGAAAACGACAAGAACAAGGGGATTTCTCCTGCTTCGATCTCGCAAACGACCGTCAACGACAGGATCTATCAGGCCGGCATAGAGGTTCAGTATGCCTTCCGCAGATGGCTGAGGGCCCGAGCCGAATACCTTTTCACCACAAAAAACTCCTCGAATCCTGCTTTGGAATACCGCTCCAATACATTGCTCCTGGGCCTTACCGGGTCATTCTGA
- a CDS encoding polysaccharide biosynthesis/export family protein: MKKITCICVITLLLGFFSAAAYAEHDYIIGPDDVIRVTVYNHPDLAATDRISGEGVIMLPLIGDVKLSGLSVEQAAKKISLLLSDGYIMDPKVSVFVVEFRSKKVMIMGQVFRPGVLTLSGSTTFLELLTLAGGLTKEAGDKATIKRKSADAGKEGEGLITIDLRRLIEQGDASLDVTLMDNDSIYISKAGVFYITGEIKKPDAYRHEEGLTVIKAATMAGGFSDKAAPGRIKIIRKVDKKEKVIERTGMDELVLPDDIIIVPESFF, encoded by the coding sequence ATGAAAAAAATAACCTGCATCTGCGTTATCACCCTTCTCCTCGGATTTTTCAGTGCAGCGGCATACGCTGAGCATGATTACATCATAGGTCCTGATGATGTGATCAGGGTGACAGTTTACAACCACCCTGACCTCGCGGCAACAGATCGCATAAGCGGTGAGGGGGTCATCATGCTGCCGCTGATCGGCGATGTAAAGCTCTCCGGCCTTTCGGTCGAGCAGGCCGCTAAAAAAATCAGCCTGCTCCTGAGCGACGGCTATATCATGGACCCGAAGGTCTCGGTCTTTGTTGTGGAGTTCCGCAGCAAAAAAGTAATGATCATGGGGCAGGTCTTTCGCCCCGGCGTACTGACGCTCAGCGGCAGTACAACCTTCCTCGAACTGCTCACACTCGCCGGAGGGCTGACCAAGGAGGCAGGCGACAAGGCTACCATAAAGCGCAAGTCTGCCGATGCAGGCAAGGAAGGGGAAGGTCTCATCACAATCGACCTCAGAAGGCTCATCGAACAGGGCGACGCCTCACTCGATGTCACGCTTATGGACAACGACAGCATTTATATCTCAAAGGCAGGCGTTTTCTACATCACCGGCGAGATAAAAAAACCTGATGCGTACCGGCATGAGGAGGGTCTCACCGTGATCAAGGCTGCGACCATGGCCGGCGGGTTCTCCGACAAGGCAGCCCCGGGAAGAATCAAGATCATCAGAAAAGTGGACAAAAAAGAGAAGGTGATCGAACGGACGGGCATGGACGAACTCGTCCTTCCCGACGACATTATTATCGTGCCGGAGAGTTTTTTCTGA
- a CDS encoding polysaccharide biosynthesis tyrosine autokinase, whose protein sequence is MFEDKEIHLRDYLNVVLKHRHKAVQFFAIIFALTLLVTFSTTPIYVATTKVLIEKSEPANLSLNPYAMMYDPDFSETQFQLIKSFSVAQRVVRMLGLGQRANIAAGSETGTNIVTGTFNWFRDLISTVLHIGGAKPVPSPSDPALAVTREEDPLKLYQQAKIISSAITVTPVKNSKIVNISFASPDPKMASLIVNTVAKAYTDEVLDIKMGSSQYALKWLTEKADEERARLNKTEKELQEYMRDKDIATLENKVTMVPERMSEIAVKLAQSETKRKELETLYNAVKVYAVNPEGADEIPAISADPVMQSLRSQIQKAEQTVAELSQKYGQRHPAMVSAASELSGLRDKKREQVKRVVATIRNEYEIARSGEENLRRLAGQAKSETLSLGEKFVQYGVLKREAETSRELFGAIVKRIKEQGITQDIKTVTVWVIEKAEVPDSPAKPNKFRNILLGLVIGLMGGVGLAFFIEYLDNTVKSAEDIEQRFDVPVLGIIELLDKEKCPADDIVLREPHANITENYRAVRTSIMLSTADKPPKHILVTSIAPQEGKTTTAVNLAAILAQSGHNVLLIDADLRKPRLRRIFGIESDSGLSTYLAGTSDIEFFTPKGIEHLQVVPSGPVPPNPSELIGSRHLQDLITSLEEKFDFIVWDSPPLFAVAESLVLSKMLSGTIIVTRAGKTTYKELERGIKSIHDIEARILGIVINGLNIKENMRYNYRYYSYYGAAEHEPPEKLPHDS, encoded by the coding sequence ATGTTCGAAGATAAAGAAATTCATCTGCGTGATTACCTGAATGTCGTATTAAAGCACCGGCATAAGGCCGTTCAATTCTTCGCCATTATTTTTGCGCTGACGCTGCTTGTCACGTTTTCGACCACCCCTATTTATGTTGCGACCACAAAGGTCCTGATCGAAAAAAGCGAACCGGCAAATCTTTCACTCAACCCCTACGCCATGATGTATGACCCTGATTTCAGTGAAACCCAATTCCAGCTCATCAAGAGCTTCTCCGTTGCCCAGCGGGTCGTCAGGATGCTGGGGCTCGGCCAGCGTGCCAATATTGCAGCAGGCAGCGAAACCGGCACAAATATCGTTACCGGGACATTTAATTGGTTTCGCGACCTCATCTCAACGGTCCTTCATATCGGAGGAGCAAAGCCGGTTCCCTCACCCTCTGATCCGGCGTTGGCAGTAACGCGGGAGGAAGACCCCCTCAAGCTCTACCAGCAGGCCAAAATAATCAGCAGTGCCATTACGGTCACTCCGGTAAAAAACAGCAAGATCGTCAATATCAGTTTCGCGTCGCCTGACCCCAAGATGGCTTCGCTGATCGTCAACACCGTTGCCAAGGCTTATACCGATGAGGTACTCGACATAAAGATGGGGTCTTCCCAATACGCACTAAAGTGGCTCACCGAGAAGGCAGATGAGGAGCGGGCACGCCTTAACAAGACCGAAAAAGAGCTCCAGGAATACATGCGCGACAAAGATATCGCGACCCTTGAAAATAAAGTAACGATGGTGCCTGAGCGCATGTCCGAAATAGCCGTCAAGCTTGCGCAGTCTGAAACAAAGCGGAAAGAGCTGGAGACTCTCTATAATGCGGTGAAGGTATACGCGGTAAACCCTGAGGGCGCTGACGAAATTCCGGCCATTTCGGCTGATCCGGTCATGCAGTCCCTGAGGTCCCAGATCCAGAAGGCAGAGCAGACCGTTGCCGAACTTTCACAGAAATACGGTCAGCGTCATCCCGCTATGGTCAGCGCGGCCTCTGAACTGAGTGGGCTCAGGGATAAGAAACGGGAGCAGGTCAAGCGCGTGGTCGCAACGATCAGGAATGAATACGAAATCGCACGGTCAGGAGAGGAAAACCTGCGCAGACTGGCAGGTCAGGCAAAGTCTGAAACCCTGAGTCTTGGAGAAAAATTTGTCCAGTACGGCGTGCTTAAACGGGAGGCCGAAACGAGCAGGGAACTCTTCGGAGCGATCGTCAAGCGAATCAAGGAGCAGGGGATAACACAGGACATTAAGACCGTTACGGTCTGGGTAATCGAAAAGGCCGAAGTGCCTGACAGCCCTGCCAAACCGAACAAGTTCAGGAACATCCTCCTGGGCCTTGTTATCGGTCTGATGGGCGGTGTCGGACTCGCCTTCTTTATCGAGTATCTCGACAACACGGTCAAGTCAGCAGAGGATATCGAGCAGCGCTTCGATGTCCCGGTCCTCGGGATCATAGAACTGCTCGACAAGGAGAAGTGCCCGGCCGATGATATTGTACTGCGCGAGCCCCATGCCAATATCACCGAAAACTATCGGGCGGTAAGGACAAGCATCATGCTCTCTACCGCTGATAAGCCACCGAAGCACATTCTGGTAACGAGCATTGCTCCGCAGGAAGGCAAAACGACCACCGCTGTAAACCTCGCGGCAATCCTGGCGCAGTCCGGCCATAACGTTCTGCTCATTGATGCAGACCTGCGTAAGCCGAGACTTCGCCGGATTTTCGGGATCGAGAGCGATTCCGGATTAAGCACCTATCTTGCCGGCACGTCTGACATCGAATTCTTCACCCCGAAAGGGATCGAGCATCTGCAGGTCGTACCTTCCGGTCCTGTGCCGCCGAATCCCTCCGAGCTTATCGGATCAAGGCACTTGCAGGACCTGATTACCTCATTGGAAGAAAAATTTGATTTTATCGTCTGGGACTCCCCGCCGCTCTTTGCCGTTGCCGAGAGTCTTGTTCTGAGCAAAATGCTGAGTGGAACAATCATTGTTACACGAGCAGGCAAGACCACATACAAAGAGCTCGAGCGCGGTATCAAATCCATACATGACATCGAAGCACGTATTCTGGGTATTGTCATCAACGGGCTGAATATCAAGGAAAACATGCGGTATAACTACCGTTACTACAGTTACTACGGTGCAGCGGAACATGAACCGCCGGAAAAGCTCCCGCATGACTCCTGA
- a CDS encoding O-antigen ligase family protein, which yields MRSVTETTVFRIFLGTLIFCPLAFGTVETWSVLVMETGVFFALALFFFSTQKPGGAGILKTPGIAPLAALLGYILLQAVPLPPALIEKLSPAAFALYRQSVWIAEPGAWTTLSLYPKGTIAEFLRLSCYAGVYLLTTQLLSDSKRLRKTVGLLAVFAAALAFFSIIQHLMPNGKIYWIRPLTQGGSPFGPYVNRNHFAGLMGMLFPVVMALFLLSRPSSREVSFRKKVSDLIDRSIKNVHLVLGFGAVVVALSIFLSLSRGAILSFCLSLSLLGFLLSRRIGTRKGKLLFIATVIVIFYAVGWFGWTPVFERFRAIRTLQGEISELRLDIWKDSLGMVRDFPLTGTGAGSFMHLYPAYRTIRGEGIADHAHNDYLELLTDGGIIGIGLFAWFMAAVLIQSYQTFLKRKDPYARHLFAGAISGVAAFLLHSMTDFNFFIGSNGLYLFLLLGLMVSSAHSRLSDVQQPQVLTNGQSLRKIVVWWSGGLLLLSILFNSGQMLASVLRTEASGITLSNASPETLTYYRDTITRASLLDPLEPSHHYLMSRAAAERSDRPSERQDSLHAIRLSPSNAEYLQALGSAFEKEGDTAAAGKLFAESVTRARTNSVVLRQYGSFLMRAGRKEDALSQFRTALSLEPQKLKDYIALLVPEGLSDAEILGIIPENAESYITFAEYLDATGSQEKALTVYEQATDLLRKSRPETSGIYLRISQFASRKTRLEEAVGVLRLAEERFPKDIWIRLTMAGYYEKLGHADLAAAAYRKILSLAPENKIAAQKLRAITGEVSQPQAGKSR from the coding sequence ATGAGGAGCGTAACCGAAACCACCGTCTTCCGCATCTTCCTCGGCACGCTCATATTCTGCCCCCTTGCATTCGGCACGGTCGAGACCTGGTCTGTCCTTGTTATGGAGACAGGGGTATTTTTTGCTCTTGCTCTCTTCTTTTTTTCCACGCAGAAACCGGGAGGCGCCGGCATTCTGAAAACACCCGGCATAGCGCCGCTTGCAGCGCTGCTCGGCTATATCCTTTTGCAGGCTGTTCCTCTGCCGCCGGCACTGATAGAGAAGCTCTCGCCAGCGGCGTTTGCGCTTTATCGCCAATCTGTCTGGATCGCTGAGCCCGGGGCATGGACAACGCTCTCCCTATACCCAAAGGGGACTATTGCCGAATTTCTGAGGCTCTCCTGCTATGCAGGCGTGTACCTTCTAACGACACAGTTACTGTCTGACAGCAAACGGCTCAGAAAAACCGTTGGTCTGCTTGCGGTCTTTGCGGCAGCGCTGGCATTTTTTTCGATCATTCAGCATCTGATGCCCAATGGGAAGATCTACTGGATCAGACCACTGACTCAGGGAGGTTCGCCCTTCGGTCCTTACGTCAACAGGAACCACTTTGCCGGGCTGATGGGCATGCTCTTCCCTGTCGTGATGGCCCTTTTCCTCCTTTCGCGTCCTTCTTCACGTGAAGTATCGTTTCGTAAAAAAGTTTCTGACCTCATCGACAGATCCATCAAGAACGTCCACCTGGTTCTGGGATTCGGTGCGGTTGTGGTGGCGCTCTCAATATTCCTGAGTCTCTCCCGGGGCGCCATTCTGAGCTTCTGCCTGTCTCTCTCCCTCCTTGGCTTTCTTCTGAGCAGGCGGATCGGCACCCGAAAAGGAAAGCTGCTTTTCATTGCAACCGTCATCGTCATCTTCTACGCGGTAGGATGGTTCGGATGGACTCCGGTATTTGAACGTTTCAGGGCTATCAGAACCCTTCAGGGAGAGATCTCGGAGCTGCGCCTCGACATCTGGAAAGACAGTCTCGGTATGGTGCGCGACTTTCCCCTGACCGGGACAGGAGCAGGCTCCTTTATGCATCTGTATCCGGCGTACCGGACAATACGCGGCGAGGGTATCGCTGATCATGCGCATAACGATTATCTGGAACTGCTGACCGATGGCGGCATCATAGGCATCGGCCTGTTCGCATGGTTCATGGCAGCAGTGCTGATACAGTCTTATCAGACCTTCCTCAAAAGGAAGGACCCGTATGCACGTCACCTCTTTGCCGGGGCGATCTCCGGCGTCGCAGCCTTCCTGCTGCACAGTATGACCGACTTTAATTTTTTTATCGGCTCAAACGGCCTCTATCTGTTCCTGCTGCTTGGCCTTATGGTAAGCTCAGCACATTCCCGTCTGTCTGACGTGCAGCAGCCCCAGGTATTGACAAACGGTCAGTCACTGCGAAAAATTGTGGTCTGGTGGTCGGGAGGCCTTCTGCTCCTGAGCATACTGTTTAACTCAGGACAGATGCTCGCTTCAGTACTCCGGACGGAAGCCTCAGGAATCACTCTCAGCAACGCCTCTCCGGAGACGCTCACCTACTACCGCGACACCATCACCAGAGCGTCTTTGCTTGATCCCCTTGAGCCTTCGCATCACTATCTGATGAGTCGTGCTGCGGCAGAACGTTCCGACAGACCCTCAGAGCGCCAAGACAGCCTTCATGCAATACGCCTCTCACCCTCCAATGCAGAATATCTTCAGGCGCTGGGATCGGCGTTCGAAAAGGAGGGCGATACTGCGGCCGCAGGCAAACTCTTTGCAGAAAGCGTCACCCGCGCGCGAACTAATTCCGTTGTGCTCAGACAATATGGCAGTTTCCTCATGAGAGCCGGCAGGAAGGAAGATGCGCTCAGTCAGTTCAGGACCGCACTATCTCTCGAACCGCAAAAGCTCAAGGATTATATAGCACTCCTTGTGCCTGAAGGCCTGTCCGATGCCGAGATTTTGGGCATCATCCCTGAAAATGCAGAGTCATATATCACATTCGCAGAGTATCTCGATGCAACCGGCAGCCAGGAAAAAGCGCTTACGGTATATGAACAGGCAACTGACCTGCTCCGGAAATCCCGGCCTGAAACTTCCGGGATCTACCTGAGGATATCGCAGTTTGCTTCACGAAAAACCCGTCTTGAGGAAGCAGTCGGCGTCCTGCGGCTTGCAGAAGAACGTTTCCCAAAGGACATCTGGATCAGGCTGACTATGGCAGGCTATTATGAAAAATTGGGGCACGCAGATCTGGCAGCTGCCGCGTACCGGAAAATCCTCAGTCTCGCTCCGGAAAACAAAATAGCAGCACAAAAGCTGCGGGCAATTACAGGAGAAGTATCACAACCGCAGGCCGGCAAAAGCAGGTGA
- the galE gene encoding UDP-glucose 4-epimerase GalE, which yields MKILVTGGAGYIGSHMVRTLGEKGHDVVVLDNLSTGVRESVLHGRLVEADLADRGILDELLRVEKFDAVVHFAAYIVVDESVREPAKYYRNNFVNALNLIESCIRHDVDTFIFSSTAAVYGIPDRVPVEEEAPLLPINPYGASKCMVEQVLRDLSRIGKLRYAALRYFNVAGADSHARIGQRCQDATHLITVSLRTALGMRRELSIFGADYDTPDGTCIRDYIHIDDLIDAHMLALDHLSGGGTSRVFNCGYGHGYSVREVLQMVKKITGIDFPVKEVGRREGDPPVLVADSQRIRKELGWKPNHDDLAFIIRTAWEWEKKLHGTS from the coding sequence ATGAAAATACTTGTCACCGGCGGAGCAGGTTATATCGGCAGCCATATGGTCAGGACGCTTGGGGAGAAGGGGCACGATGTGGTTGTCCTCGATAACCTCTCGACAGGGGTCCGGGAATCGGTGCTGCATGGCAGGCTGGTCGAGGCTGATCTGGCCGACAGAGGAATCCTTGATGAGCTTTTGCGTGTGGAGAAATTCGATGCGGTTGTCCATTTTGCTGCATATATCGTGGTTGATGAGTCTGTCAGGGAACCGGCGAAGTATTACCGAAACAATTTCGTCAATGCCCTGAATCTTATTGAGTCCTGCATCAGGCACGACGTAGATACATTCATCTTTTCTTCAACCGCAGCTGTCTATGGGATCCCGGACCGGGTCCCCGTTGAAGAGGAGGCCCCGCTTCTGCCCATTAATCCTTACGGAGCGTCAAAATGCATGGTTGAGCAGGTGTTGCGGGACCTGAGTCGTATCGGAAAGCTCAGATACGCAGCCCTGCGGTATTTTAATGTGGCCGGTGCTGATTCCCATGCAAGGATCGGGCAGAGATGCCAGGACGCGACGCATCTGATTACGGTTTCGCTGAGGACAGCCCTCGGCATGCGCAGAGAATTGAGTATTTTCGGTGCTGACTATGATACACCTGACGGCACCTGTATCCGTGACTATATCCATATCGATGACCTGATTGATGCTCATATGCTTGCCCTCGATCATCTCTCCGGGGGAGGGACGAGCAGGGTTTTCAATTGCGGCTATGGGCATGGATATTCTGTGCGGGAAGTCCTTCAGATGGTGAAGAAGATTACCGGTATTGATTTTCCGGTCAAAGAAGTTGGCAGGAGAGAGGGCGATCCGCCTGTTCTTGTTGCTGATTCGCAGAGGATCAGGAAAGAGCTTGGCTGGAAGCCAAACCATGATGACCTCGCATTTATTATCAGGACTGCATGGGAATGGGAAAAGAAATTGCACGGAACGTCTTGA
- a CDS encoding iron-sulfur cluster assembly accessory protein: MLKISDNAAEKAKEILKAEGKEGWGLRIFVQGGGCCGPSYGMDIDELAAAGDQTVEKNGLKVFVNDETFASLTDKEIDFIKTEQGEGFVINNLGGAAPSCGSGCGSGCGSSSCD, from the coding sequence ATGTTAAAAATTTCTGATAATGCAGCTGAAAAGGCGAAGGAGATACTGAAGGCTGAAGGCAAAGAAGGCTGGGGTCTGAGAATATTTGTCCAGGGCGGAGGCTGCTGCGGCCCGAGCTACGGCATGGATATCGACGAACTCGCAGCTGCCGGAGACCAGACGGTCGAGAAAAACGGACTGAAGGTCTTTGTCAATGACGAAACCTTTGCAAGCCTTACCGATAAGGAGATCGACTTCATCAAGACCGAACAGGGTGAAGGCTTTGTCATCAACAATCTTGGCGGGGCGGCACCGTCATGCGGCTCAGGCTGCGGTTCCGGCTGCGGCAGCAGCAGCTGCGACTAA
- the hemB gene encoding porphobilinogen synthase, with protein MFPYQRPRRLRKNATIRRMVRETSLSPDNFIYPLFITYGKNVRKEIKSMPGCYQESVDMAVKHAKEVFSLGIPAIILFGIPEHKDETGSGAFDPQGEVQKAIKAIKNKVPELYVITDVCLCEYTSHGHCGVVHNGDVQNDPTLELLAREAVSHAEAGADMVAPSDMMDNRVEAIRLALDGEGFSELPIMSYAAKYASAFYGPFREAAESTPQFGDRRSYQMDPANRREALKEVVLDIEEGADIVMVKPAMTYLDIISDIRESFDLPVAAYNVSGEYSCIKAAAKLGWIDEERAMMELLTSIKRAGADLILTYFAKDAAKVLNR; from the coding sequence ATGTTTCCGTATCAGAGACCAAGAAGGCTCAGAAAGAACGCTACGATCCGGAGGATGGTGAGGGAAACCTCACTTTCTCCGGATAATTTCATTTACCCGCTTTTTATTACCTACGGCAAAAATGTCCGCAAGGAAATTAAGTCCATGCCAGGCTGCTATCAGGAGTCTGTAGACATGGCGGTCAAACATGCGAAAGAGGTTTTTTCCCTCGGCATCCCGGCAATCATCCTCTTCGGCATCCCTGAACATAAGGATGAGACCGGTTCCGGGGCCTTTGACCCCCAGGGCGAGGTGCAGAAGGCCATCAAGGCGATTAAAAATAAGGTGCCCGAGCTGTATGTCATTACTGATGTCTGCCTGTGCGAATATACAAGCCACGGCCATTGCGGCGTTGTGCATAACGGTGATGTCCAGAACGACCCTACCCTTGAGCTTCTCGCACGGGAAGCGGTCTCTCATGCAGAGGCAGGCGCAGATATGGTCGCACCGTCAGACATGATGGACAACCGGGTGGAAGCGATCAGACTCGCCCTTGACGGGGAGGGTTTTTCCGAACTCCCGATCATGAGTTATGCGGCAAAGTATGCCTCTGCCTTTTATGGACCTTTCAGGGAGGCTGCAGAATCAACGCCACAATTTGGGGACCGCCGCTCTTACCAGATGGACCCTGCAAACAGACGGGAGGCGCTTAAGGAAGTCGTCCTCGATATTGAAGAAGGCGCGGACATCGTGATGGTGAAGCCCGCCATGACCTATCTTGATATTATTTCAGACATACGGGAAAGTTTTGACCTGCCGGTAGCGGCCTACAATGTGAGCGGCGAATACTCCTGCATCAAGGCCGCTGCAAAGCTGGGGTGGATTGACGAAGAGCGCGCCATGATGGAACTGCTCACCTCGATAAAGCGGGCAGGCGCTGATTTGATCCTCACGTATTTCGCCAAAGACGCTGCAAAGGTGCTCAACCGATAA